The following coding sequences are from one Streptomyces dengpaensis window:
- a CDS encoding alpha-amylase family glycosyl hydrolase, whose product MTSFRPAPAWLADAVFYQIYPQSFADSDGDGIGDFNGITERLDHLAWLGINTVWLNPCFVSPFRDAGYDVSDYLNVAPRYGSNDDLAKLVDEAGRRGIRVLLDLVAGHTSDEHPWFKAAANDPADDRYVWAPEGHPDGFVPSPGTRPGAYLPNFFAFQPALNFGYARENPAEPWRRPVDAEGPRANRAALREIMDHWLGLGLSGFRVDMAASLVKDDAGTTETAKIWTELRHWMDGAHPDAVLLSEWGEPEVSVPAGFHADFFLQFGGPTDGLALRSLWSNGEGTVDENWDQLDCFFDPSGKGSPRPFVEAWHRASTALGHSGFISLPSANHDFSRLNCGPRTADQLPAAFAFQLTWPTLPAIYYGDEIGMRYVPDLPEKEGSVLGPRYNRAGSRTPMQWDDSANAGFSTAPPDRLYLPLAPSPNRPTVAAQLADDTSLLHLVRRLLALRTSSPELGPGGSVEVLHAGYPFVYVRGGRYLVVVNPRRDAVSYGYDGARDARVLAASGIRVDGDGTITAHGFAYGIFDLRRGGGQ is encoded by the coding sequence ATGACTTCGTTCCGCCCCGCCCCCGCCTGGCTGGCCGACGCCGTCTTCTACCAGATCTACCCGCAGTCGTTCGCCGACTCCGACGGCGACGGCATCGGCGACTTCAACGGGATCACCGAACGCCTCGACCACCTCGCGTGGCTGGGCATCAACACCGTGTGGCTCAACCCGTGCTTCGTCTCACCGTTCCGCGACGCCGGATACGACGTCTCCGACTACCTCAACGTGGCGCCCCGCTACGGCTCGAACGATGACCTCGCCAAGCTCGTCGACGAAGCGGGCCGCCGGGGCATCCGCGTACTGCTGGACCTCGTGGCGGGTCACACCTCGGACGAGCATCCGTGGTTCAAGGCCGCAGCGAACGACCCGGCCGACGACCGGTACGTCTGGGCGCCCGAGGGCCATCCCGACGGCTTCGTCCCGTCCCCCGGGACCCGTCCGGGCGCGTACCTCCCGAACTTCTTCGCCTTCCAGCCCGCCCTCAACTTCGGTTATGCGCGCGAGAATCCGGCCGAGCCCTGGCGTCGGCCGGTCGACGCCGAGGGTCCCCGCGCCAACCGGGCCGCCCTGCGCGAGATCATGGACCACTGGCTGGGCCTCGGCCTTTCCGGCTTCCGCGTCGACATGGCCGCGTCGCTCGTCAAGGACGACGCCGGCACGACGGAGACCGCCAAGATCTGGACAGAGCTGCGCCATTGGATGGACGGCGCGCATCCGGACGCGGTGCTGCTCTCGGAGTGGGGCGAACCCGAGGTGTCCGTCCCCGCGGGCTTCCACGCCGACTTCTTCCTCCAGTTCGGCGGCCCCACCGACGGCCTCGCCCTGCGCTCGCTGTGGAGCAACGGCGAGGGCACGGTCGACGAGAACTGGGACCAGCTCGACTGCTTCTTCGACCCCAGCGGAAAGGGCTCGCCCCGCCCCTTCGTCGAGGCATGGCACCGGGCGTCCACCGCCCTCGGCCACAGCGGCTTCATCTCCTTGCCCAGCGCCAACCACGACTTCTCCCGCCTCAACTGCGGCCCACGCACGGCCGATCAGCTCCCCGCCGCCTTCGCCTTCCAGCTCACCTGGCCGACCCTTCCGGCGATCTACTACGGCGACGAGATCGGTATGCGCTACGTCCCGGACCTGCCCGAGAAGGAGGGCAGCGTCCTCGGCCCCCGCTACAACCGCGCGGGCTCCCGCACTCCCATGCAGTGGGACGACAGCGCGAACGCCGGTTTCTCCACCGCCCCGCCCGACCGCCTCTACCTCCCCCTCGCCCCGTCCCCGAACCGCCCGACGGTCGCCGCCCAACTCGCCGACGACACCTCCCTCCTCCACCTCGTACGCCGCCTCCTCGCGCTCCGCACTAGCTCGCCGGAGCTGGGGCCTGGCGGCTCGGTGGAAGTGCTGCACGCCGGGTATCCATTCGTGTACGTGCGGGGCGGGCGGTATCTCGTGGTCGTCAATCCGCGGCGCGATGCGGTGAGTTACGGCTACGACGGCGCCCGGGACGCCCGGGTGCTGGCGGCTTCGGGCATCCGTGTCGACGGCGACGGCACGATCACCGCGCACGGTTTCGCGTACGGCATCTTCGACCTCCGCCGAGGGGGCGGGCAGTGA
- a CDS encoding class I SAM-dependent methyltransferase, whose product MFTPQGPTLRELAVQALSSVEHGYDLLAPKFDHTPFRTPDSILDAVGRALRPMGPFGTGLDLCCGTGAGMGVLAGLCAESVTGVDISAGMLAVGRERLRDGLAVGRERWGDDLGVGRERLGDDLGVGREQVRDDLGVGREPLTHDPASVRARTRDDGPPAVAWVRGDARALPFGPVFDLVVSFGAFGHFLPRERPGLFSQVHSVLRPGGRFAFPIVAPPRPSSPWYWALLGFDAVMRVRNAVWRPAFVMYYRAFRLGDVQRELASAGFEVELHALPDFGYRRDGSPRCRMVVARRGTAPAPL is encoded by the coding sequence ATGTTCACCCCGCAAGGTCCGACCCTCCGCGAACTGGCCGTCCAGGCCCTCTCGTCCGTCGAACACGGCTACGACCTGCTCGCGCCGAAGTTCGACCACACGCCGTTCCGGACACCGGACTCGATCCTCGACGCGGTGGGCCGGGCGCTGCGCCCCATGGGGCCGTTCGGGACCGGGCTCGATCTGTGCTGCGGCACCGGGGCGGGCATGGGTGTCCTGGCGGGGCTGTGCGCGGAGAGTGTCACCGGGGTCGACATCAGTGCGGGGATGCTGGCCGTTGGGCGGGAGCGGTTGCGCGACGGTCTGGCGGTCGGGCGCGAGCGGTGGGGTGATGACCTGGGGGTCGGGCGTGAGCGGCTGGGCGATGACCTGGGGGTCGGGCGCGAGCAGGTGCGTGACGATCTGGGGGTCGGGCGCGAGCCGTTGACTCACGACCCGGCGAGCGTGCGCGCGAGGACGCGTGACGACGGGCCGCCGGCCGTCGCGTGGGTGCGTGGGGACGCCCGTGCCCTCCCCTTCGGTCCGGTTTTCGACCTGGTCGTGAGCTTCGGAGCCTTCGGGCACTTTCTTCCGCGTGAGCGGCCGGGCCTGTTCTCCCAGGTCCACTCCGTGCTTCGCCCCGGCGGGCGCTTCGCGTTCCCGATCGTGGCTCCGCCCCGGCCGAGCTCGCCCTGGTACTGGGCCCTGCTGGGCTTCGACGCGGTGATGCGGGTACGCAACGCCGTCTGGCGTCCTGCGTTCGTCATGTACTACCGGGCGTTCCGGCTCGGTGACGTTCAGCGGGAGCTGGCGTCGGCCGGGTTCGAGGTGGAGCTGCACGCGCTGCCCGACTTCGGGTACCGGCGGGACGGCAGCCCGCGATGCCGGATGGTCGTGGCCAGGCGGGGCACCGCCCCGGCGCCCTTGTAG
- a CDS encoding acyl-CoA thioesterase — protein MRASPPDSSHNDSDAVARIDPRWRSWAGAHGGHVAAATLGAVRDWGGAQEPGPVRALTTHFLAPADATPLALSVTVPSAGRRASTRTFTGHQDGRPVLVGSAVFGPPRPGPSYDGKGAPDVPGPLDCPLLDLPVALSPFARQLEIRPATESLPLAGGDRAELVAWVRFADDRPLDAGAVVTLADVLPPGLYASWRTPRPVPTAELTVHFSNALDDGAAHGWALVRIRTEQAGSGWAVDDSTVWAADGRLLAVARQARVVQEARAGEGDVDGRAHETGAAVSEAGVVAIRSGDGTAARDTANHTPAPMARNAQDAPSLLEETV, from the coding sequence ATGAGGGCCTCACCCCCTGACAGCAGCCATAACGACAGCGACGCCGTGGCCCGGATCGACCCCCGGTGGAGGTCATGGGCGGGCGCCCACGGTGGACACGTCGCGGCAGCGACACTCGGCGCCGTACGGGACTGGGGCGGTGCACAGGAGCCGGGGCCCGTACGCGCGCTGACCACCCACTTCCTGGCCCCGGCCGACGCGACCCCCCTCGCCCTCTCCGTGACCGTGCCGTCGGCCGGGCGCCGCGCCTCGACCCGCACGTTCACCGGCCACCAGGACGGGAGGCCCGTACTCGTCGGCTCGGCGGTGTTCGGCCCGCCCCGCCCAGGACCCTCGTACGACGGGAAGGGCGCCCCCGACGTCCCGGGTCCGCTGGACTGCCCCCTCCTCGACCTGCCCGTCGCGCTGTCGCCCTTCGCCCGGCAGCTGGAGATACGCCCCGCCACCGAGTCCCTGCCGCTGGCCGGGGGGGACAGGGCGGAACTCGTCGCTTGGGTGCGGTTCGCCGACGACCGGCCCCTGGACGCGGGTGCGGTCGTCACCCTCGCCGACGTCCTGCCGCCCGGCCTCTACGCGAGCTGGCGCACCCCGCGCCCCGTACCGACCGCCGAGCTGACCGTTCACTTCTCCAACGCGCTGGACGACGGCGCCGCCCACGGCTGGGCCCTGGTCCGTATCCGCACCGAGCAGGCCGGCAGCGGCTGGGCCGTCGACGACAGCACGGTATGGGCAGCGGACGGGCGACTCCTGGCCGTCGCGCGACAGGCCCGGGTCGTCCAGGAGGCGCGGGCCGGGGAGGGCGACGTCGACGGGCGTGCCCACGAAACCGGCGCCGCGGTGAGCGAGGCCGGCGTCGTCGCGATCAGGTCCGGCGACGGGACTGCCGCCCGCGACACCGCCAACCACACCCCAGCTCCCATGGCCCGGAACGCCCAGGACGCCCCTTCCCTCCTGGAGGAGACCGTATGA
- a CDS encoding SDR family oxidoreductase translates to MSITGATALVTGANRGLGRAFALSLLERGARTVYAAARDPRAVTDPGLTPVALDITDPDAVAAVAERCADTDLLINNAGILHGSSLLTAESLDAARAELETNLFGTLAMSRAFAPVLAKNGGGALVNMLSVLSWHTLPSIGSYGVSKAAAWSMTNAIREELREQGTLTVGVHAAFIDTDMAATVDGPKTSPADVVQQVLDAVEAGREEVLADDITRQVKAVLSGGVPDGV, encoded by the coding sequence ATGAGCATCACCGGAGCCACCGCGCTCGTCACCGGCGCCAACCGTGGGCTGGGCCGGGCCTTCGCGCTCTCGCTGCTGGAGCGGGGCGCGCGTACTGTGTACGCGGCAGCCCGCGATCCGCGGGCCGTGACCGATCCCGGACTCACGCCCGTCGCACTCGACATCACCGACCCGGACGCCGTGGCCGCGGTCGCGGAGCGGTGCGCGGACACCGATCTCCTCATCAACAACGCCGGTATCCTGCATGGCAGTTCGCTCCTCACCGCCGAGTCCCTCGACGCAGCGCGGGCCGAGCTGGAGACGAACCTCTTCGGCACGCTCGCCATGAGCCGTGCCTTCGCGCCGGTGCTCGCCAAGAACGGCGGAGGGGCCCTGGTCAACATGCTCTCGGTACTGTCCTGGCACACGCTCCCGAGCATCGGCTCGTACGGCGTGTCCAAGGCGGCCGCGTGGTCGATGACGAACGCGATCCGTGAAGAGCTGCGTGAGCAGGGCACGTTGACGGTCGGCGTGCACGCCGCGTTCATCGACACCGACATGGCGGCCACGGTCGACGGACCGAAGACCAGCCCCGCCGACGTCGTACAGCAGGTTCTCGACGCGGTCGAGGCAGGCCGGGAGGAAGTGCTCGCCGACGACATCACCCGCCAGGTCAAGGCCGTGCTGTCCGGCGGGGTGCCCGATGGCGTCTGA
- a CDS encoding MFS transporter: MASDLRATATGPQLARRERPLPVLIAACLGLFTVFLQTTQTIGTLGAVQDDLRVASADLVWVPSMYTLVVASCVLGAGALADRWGRRRVFLLGAAAMAAGGVVLVLAGNLAAVLAGQALAGLGGALITPSSLALVTHAVPDPRRRAGAIAAWAATSGLGLAIGPLTAGLALRWWTWHTAFWLNLVVAALAAAVALRYVEESRNPAQRLDWAGQLTAIGGLALMVFWLIDGGHHGYGSGRALAAVAAAVALLAAFVVIELRRAAPMVDLRLMRDPSYGASLVLAAIVLFGFVGLALLEVLWLQRVRGLSALEVGAQLLAEFGTFIAASVLAGVLVRRLGPRFLITVGLLLAGVGAALFARVDPGTTFGGYAVAFAVFGLGCGLANAPSTALAVGHVPHGREGEAGGTVNAARQIGAVLGTSVLGTLMTSRFDDRVGQVRDPRVAFTDAVGYATWVVVAVLLLGGALSLASTAWSRRAAPVAPGRAEES; encoded by the coding sequence ATGGCGTCTGACCTGCGTGCCACGGCGACCGGGCCCCAACTCGCCCGGCGGGAACGCCCGTTGCCGGTCCTGATCGCCGCCTGCCTGGGCCTGTTCACCGTCTTCCTGCAGACCACCCAGACGATCGGCACCCTCGGCGCGGTGCAGGACGACCTGCGCGTCGCTTCGGCCGACCTGGTGTGGGTGCCCAGCATGTACACGTTGGTGGTCGCGTCCTGCGTACTCGGTGCGGGCGCGCTCGCCGACCGGTGGGGACGACGGCGCGTCTTCCTCCTCGGCGCCGCCGCGATGGCCGCGGGCGGCGTGGTGCTGGTCCTCGCCGGGAACCTGGCAGCCGTCCTCGCCGGACAGGCGCTCGCGGGCCTCGGCGGCGCGCTCATCACGCCCAGCTCGCTCGCGCTCGTCACCCATGCCGTCCCCGACCCCCGCCGCCGGGCGGGCGCGATCGCCGCCTGGGCGGCCACCTCGGGACTGGGCCTCGCCATCGGTCCCCTCACTGCGGGCCTCGCCCTGCGCTGGTGGACCTGGCACACCGCGTTCTGGCTCAACCTCGTCGTCGCCGCGCTCGCCGCGGCCGTCGCCCTCCGGTATGTGGAGGAGTCGCGGAATCCTGCCCAACGCCTCGACTGGGCAGGCCAGTTGACGGCCATCGGCGGCCTCGCCCTGATGGTCTTCTGGCTGATCGACGGCGGCCACCACGGCTACGGCTCCGGACGCGCCCTCGCGGCCGTCGCCGCGGCGGTCGCGCTCCTCGCCGCCTTCGTCGTGATCGAACTGCGCCGTGCGGCCCCCATGGTCGACCTGCGCCTGATGCGCGACCCGTCCTACGGCGCCTCACTGGTGCTCGCCGCGATCGTTCTGTTCGGCTTTGTCGGCCTGGCTCTCCTTGAGGTGCTGTGGCTGCAGCGGGTGCGAGGGCTGAGCGCGTTGGAGGTGGGCGCTCAACTCCTCGCGGAATTCGGTACGTTCATCGCCGCCTCGGTGCTCGCGGGCGTGCTCGTACGGCGTCTGGGGCCGCGTTTCCTGATCACCGTGGGTCTGCTGCTCGCGGGCGTCGGAGCTGCGCTTTTCGCGCGCGTCGATCCCGGCACGACGTTCGGCGGATACGCCGTCGCCTTCGCCGTCTTCGGACTCGGCTGCGGTCTCGCCAACGCGCCGTCCACCGCGCTGGCCGTCGGCCATGTGCCGCACGGCCGCGAGGGCGAGGCGGGTGGCACGGTCAACGCGGCCCGCCAGATCGGCGCCGTCCTCGGCACCAGCGTCCTCGGCACGCTGATGACCTCGCGTTTCGACGACCGCGTCGGCCAAGTCCGCGACCCACGGGTGGCCTTCACCGACGCGGTCGGCTACGCGACCTGGGTCGTGGTGGCCGTGCTGTTGCTCGGCGGGGCGCTCTCGCTGGCGTCCACGGCGTGGTCCCGACGCGCCGCTCCCGTCGCCCCCGGACGGGCCGAGGAGAGCTGA
- a CDS encoding serine hydrolase domain-containing protein — MSPHAPDVQGHCDARFSAVRAAFEDNFRDRGELGAAVTVMLDGETVVDLWGGWADAARTRPWERETLVNVWSTSKGPASLCAHILADRGLLDFDAPVATYWPEFAAAGKESVLVRHLLSHRAGLAGLREPHTLAQLCDWDLTVERLAAQEPWWEPGTRSGYHALTFGHLVGEVVRRVSGLLPGAFLEREVTGPLGIDFTIGLPGKEADRAAELVHPPAASNSEQAAVFAQLTPAALAALTNPIVGAAEANTPQWRAAEIPAANGHGTARAVAALYGIYAGRGAYGSRQVLSPEAAERVREGQGSCRDLVLGAGFQSETEIGLGLWLSGPNGSYGPNARAFGHDGFGGSCGLADPEAGVSLGYVMNRMGPHIADDPRKMALVDALYSAL; from the coding sequence ATGTCCCCGCACGCGCCTGATGTTCAAGGCCACTGTGACGCGCGTTTCTCGGCGGTGCGCGCCGCTTTCGAGGACAACTTCCGCGACCGCGGCGAACTGGGCGCGGCCGTGACGGTCATGCTCGACGGCGAGACCGTGGTGGACCTGTGGGGCGGCTGGGCCGACGCGGCACGCACCCGCCCCTGGGAGCGGGAGACGCTGGTCAACGTGTGGTCGACGTCGAAGGGGCCGGCCTCGCTGTGCGCGCACATCCTGGCGGACCGAGGGCTGCTCGACTTCGACGCCCCGGTGGCCACGTACTGGCCGGAGTTCGCGGCGGCGGGCAAGGAGTCCGTCCTCGTACGGCATCTGCTGTCGCACCGCGCGGGGCTGGCCGGTCTGCGCGAGCCGCACACGCTGGCGCAGCTCTGCGACTGGGACCTGACCGTCGAGCGACTCGCGGCGCAGGAGCCTTGGTGGGAGCCGGGGACACGGTCCGGCTATCACGCGCTGACGTTCGGCCACCTGGTCGGCGAGGTGGTGCGGCGGGTTTCGGGGCTGCTGCCGGGCGCGTTCCTGGAGCGGGAGGTGACCGGGCCGCTCGGGATCGACTTCACCATCGGACTGCCCGGCAAGGAGGCCGACCGGGCGGCCGAACTGGTGCATCCTCCGGCCGCATCGAACAGTGAACAGGCCGCGGTCTTCGCCCAGTTGACACCCGCGGCGCTGGCCGCCCTCACCAACCCGATCGTCGGCGCCGCCGAGGCCAACACGCCTCAGTGGCGGGCCGCCGAGATCCCGGCCGCCAACGGCCACGGCACGGCCCGAGCGGTCGCCGCGCTGTACGGAATCTACGCCGGGCGGGGCGCGTACGGCTCCCGGCAGGTGCTCTCGCCGGAGGCCGCGGAGCGGGTGCGCGAGGGGCAGGGCAGCTGTCGTGACCTGGTGCTGGGCGCCGGGTTCCAGAGCGAGACGGAGATCGGGCTCGGACTGTGGCTGAGTGGGCCCAACGGGTCGTACGGGCCCAACGCGAGGGCTTTCGGGCACGACGGCTTCGGTGGATCCTGCGGTCTCGCCGACCCGGAGGCGGGCGTCTCCCTGGGGTACGTCATGAACCGCATGGGCCCGCACATCGCCGACGACCCGAGGAAGATGGCCCTCGTCGACGCCCTGTACAGCGCACTCTGA
- a CDS encoding catalase family protein, with protein sequence MAAQFVPYTPDVEVDDPHFEQNLQTVIEKTERYIAESVKAGGTGRALRDAHAKGYGLVRGEVEILDGLPPEYAQGIYATPGTHDALIRFSNGSPRAGADAQLGSATGLALKIFGIDGPTLLEDEPDTGTFDYANINAPIFFCNTVEHYLFIQELFLNAPAYFSQGRPGAHRFFADFVTGKGTLDQDDWAWDEFLAFLRLSKIPPVNLLLSSYWTMGAVRHGDYIAKVRITPDPDFAAAVVRRNLSPASAPEVFRPALQAELQARPYAFDIQVQLCTDLERMPVEDTTVEWPEQLSPSVTVARLQLPQQDISGPENLEKMDALSFTPWRVTAEHAPLGNIMRTRKEVYRHASIERHKLNQQPRTEPRSADEVL encoded by the coding sequence ATGGCAGCGCAGTTCGTCCCCTACACACCGGACGTCGAAGTCGATGACCCGCACTTCGAGCAGAACTTGCAGACGGTGATCGAAAAGACCGAGCGCTACATCGCCGAGTCGGTCAAGGCCGGCGGCACCGGACGGGCCCTCCGCGACGCCCACGCCAAGGGCTACGGGCTGGTCCGGGGGGAAGTGGAGATCCTGGACGGGCTGCCCCCTGAGTACGCCCAGGGCATCTACGCCACTCCGGGAACCCACGATGCGCTCATCCGCTTTTCGAACGGCTCGCCTCGCGCCGGAGCCGACGCGCAACTGGGCAGCGCCACCGGATTGGCGCTGAAGATCTTCGGCATCGACGGCCCGACCCTGCTGGAAGACGAACCGGACACAGGCACATTCGACTACGCCAACATCAACGCGCCGATCTTCTTCTGCAATACGGTCGAGCACTACCTGTTCATCCAGGAATTGTTCTTGAACGCGCCAGCCTATTTCTCCCAGGGCCGACCCGGCGCGCATCGTTTCTTCGCCGACTTCGTCACGGGAAAGGGAACGCTGGACCAGGACGACTGGGCGTGGGACGAGTTCCTGGCCTTCCTTCGCCTGTCAAAAATCCCCCCGGTCAACCTATTGCTTTCGAGCTATTGGACGATGGGCGCGGTCAGGCACGGGGACTACATCGCCAAGGTGCGCATCACCCCCGACCCGGACTTCGCCGCCGCGGTGGTCCGGCGTAACCTCAGCCCCGCCTCGGCGCCGGAGGTCTTCCGGCCGGCCCTGCAAGCCGAGTTGCAGGCGCGGCCCTACGCTTTCGACATCCAGGTCCAGCTCTGCACCGACCTGGAGCGCATGCCGGTGGAGGACACCACCGTGGAGTGGCCCGAGCAGCTCTCGCCGTCCGTCACCGTAGCCAGGCTGCAGTTGCCGCAGCAGGACATCTCCGGCCCGGAAAACCTGGAGAAGATGGACGCGCTGTCCTTCACGCCCTGGCGGGTCACCGCCGAGCACGCGCCCCTGGGCAACATCATGCGGACCCGCAAAGAGGTCTACCGGCACGCCTCCATCGAGCGCCACAAGCTCAACCAGCAGCCGCGCACAGAGCCCCGCAGCGCCGACGAGGTGCTGTGA
- a CDS encoding Dyp-type peroxidase: MSTADSCSAAGVSVEIDDVQSGALRPRPVPYEGKFVFLRVDDRHAGRALLRRLLPVTSGGLPSVDRSQDAWVAVAFTYEGLRALGVPQESLDSFPRAFREGMAARAELIGDVGENAPAHWEAPFGTGEVHIALSALSSDAAQLDKELERARVALEDTPGVQVIWQQDVRQLPTGRTTFGFRDGISHPNIEGVGLPGSNPQEVPIKTGEFILGYPDETGNLPPMPSPEVLGRNGTYVAVRKIHTNVAAWRRYLRANSSSAEEEALLAAKMVGRWPSGAPLELSPEHDDPELAADPHRINSFLYRENDDRGFRCPAGSHIRRTNPRDATIIGDARMHRLIRRGTTYGPPLPEGVLEDDGADRGLVGVFIGAHLERQFEFIKAEWVNDGNFIGYPGEKDPVAGHHDGTGSVTIPEKPVRRRLRNLPSFVVTRGGEYCFLPGLRALRWLAELED, encoded by the coding sequence ATGAGCACCGCGGACAGCTGCAGCGCGGCCGGCGTGAGCGTCGAGATCGACGACGTCCAGAGCGGGGCACTGCGTCCACGGCCGGTGCCGTACGAAGGGAAATTCGTCTTCCTGCGCGTCGATGACCGCCACGCCGGGCGCGCCCTGCTGCGGCGGCTGCTCCCGGTGACCTCAGGTGGTCTGCCCAGCGTGGACCGGAGCCAGGATGCCTGGGTGGCTGTGGCGTTCACCTATGAGGGGCTGAGGGCCCTGGGGGTGCCCCAGGAGTCACTGGACAGTTTTCCGCGGGCGTTTCGTGAGGGCATGGCCGCTCGGGCGGAGCTGATCGGAGACGTGGGCGAGAACGCCCCGGCCCACTGGGAGGCACCGTTCGGAACGGGCGAGGTCCATATCGCGTTGAGCGCCCTGTCTTCCGATGCGGCGCAGTTGGACAAGGAGCTGGAGCGGGCCCGCGTCGCCCTCGAGGACACGCCCGGTGTCCAGGTGATCTGGCAGCAGGATGTCCGCCAGCTCCCGACCGGGCGCACCACCTTCGGCTTCCGCGACGGCATCAGCCATCCGAACATCGAGGGCGTCGGACTGCCCGGCTCCAACCCGCAGGAAGTCCCCATCAAGACCGGCGAGTTCATCCTCGGCTACCCCGACGAAACCGGCAATCTGCCGCCCATGCCCAGCCCCGAGGTGCTGGGGCGCAACGGGACCTATGTCGCCGTACGCAAAATCCACACCAACGTGGCGGCCTGGCGACGGTACCTGCGCGCGAACAGCTCCAGCGCCGAGGAGGAGGCACTCCTGGCGGCGAAGATGGTCGGGCGCTGGCCCAGCGGGGCGCCGCTGGAGCTGTCGCCGGAGCACGATGATCCCGAGCTGGCGGCCGACCCGCACCGGATCAACAGCTTCCTGTACCGGGAGAACGACGATCGCGGCTTCCGGTGCCCCGCCGGTTCTCACATCCGGCGCACCAACCCCCGCGATGCCACCATCATCGGCGACGCACGGATGCACCGCCTCATCCGCCGCGGCACCACCTACGGCCCGCCGCTGCCCGAGGGCGTGCTGGAGGACGACGGCGCCGACCGGGGTCTCGTCGGTGTCTTCATCGGAGCCCACCTGGAACGACAGTTCGAATTCATCAAGGCCGAGTGGGTCAACGACGGCAACTTCATCGGCTACCCCGGCGAGAAGGACCCGGTGGCCGGGCATCACGACGGAACCGGCAGCGTCACCATCCCGGAGAAGCCGGTCCGGCGCCGCCTGCGGAATCTGCCCAGCTTCGTGGTGACCCGCGGTGGCGAGTACTGCTTCCTGCCGGGTCTGCGCGCCCTGCGTTGGCTCGCCGAACTGGAGGACTGA
- a CDS encoding GAP family protein — translation MGRAEYVGITILGQPLPRGREDGVAADRTATRCAAQAVGSPASAEPPAPLDRHPEATMGKVLGDVLGFAAGVAISPLPIIAIILILATPRGRLNGLLFAGGWILGLSALGAVMLAIASPAGASAHNQPATWVGALKLALGVFLVLFGARQWHRRPKDPSQAQLPKWMGAIDRLTPVKVFGLGTGLAALNAKNAPLTIAAGAAIGSAGLPVGQQIASLAIFVVIATLGLLAPLGVFLLGGERARTTLGTWKDWAAQHNVAVMAVLFFVLGLKLLGDGISILTS, via the coding sequence GTGGGACGTGCCGAGTACGTCGGCATCACCATTCTCGGGCAGCCACTTCCGCGCGGCCGTGAAGACGGTGTCGCAGCCGACCGCACAGCAACCCGTTGCGCCGCCCAGGCGGTTGGGTCACCCGCTTCCGCCGAGCCCCCTGCTCCACTGGATCGCCACCCGGAGGCAACCATGGGCAAAGTTCTCGGTGACGTGCTGGGCTTTGCGGCCGGCGTCGCGATCAGCCCGCTCCCGATCATCGCCATCATCCTCATACTCGCCACACCTCGGGGACGTCTCAACGGACTGCTGTTCGCCGGCGGCTGGATCCTGGGGCTCTCGGCACTGGGTGCCGTGATGCTGGCGATCGCTTCCCCCGCAGGTGCCTCGGCCCACAATCAACCGGCCACCTGGGTGGGAGCTCTCAAGCTCGCTCTGGGTGTGTTCCTCGTTCTCTTCGGCGCCCGGCAGTGGCACCGGCGCCCGAAGGATCCCTCGCAAGCCCAACTGCCGAAGTGGATGGGCGCGATCGACCGCCTCACGCCGGTCAAGGTCTTCGGACTCGGAACGGGCCTGGCCGCGCTCAACGCCAAGAACGCCCCGCTGACCATCGCCGCTGGCGCTGCGATCGGCTCAGCCGGACTGCCGGTCGGGCAGCAGATCGCATCGCTGGCGATCTTCGTCGTGATCGCCACCCTCGGCCTTCTGGCCCCACTGGGAGTCTTCCTACTAGGCGGAGAGCGAGCCAGAACCACGCTCGGCACCTGGAAAGACTGGGCAGCTCAGCACAATGTCGCCGTGATGGCCGTCCTGTTCTTCGTTCTCGGGCTGAAACTGCTCGGAGACGGCATCTCCATCCTCACTTCCTGA